A region of Halalkaliarchaeum desulfuricum DNA encodes the following proteins:
- a CDS encoding class I adenylate-forming enzyme family protein has protein sequence MRPRDVLYTNRRLVETLLHVKAEFRQDDERALLIAPQPHAAGGIGGGTTPVFFGGTVITLPDFHPVRTLERIEQESITYLLAVPAMLQAMMSADPSRFDTDSLEVLVSFGSPLSADLAHRVAEAFDPDYFGNHMGATEIAWYLTRDVTADLDAATSPGTAAINVETRVVKLDENGEAGGPDDRCESGETGELIANTPYGMDRYFNRAEATNEAFRDGWYYTGDLGHLDEDGRFRPEGRKTNMIISGGINVSDVNVERILGEHPAVVDVAVVGVPDEKWGERVVASVTRESDSSLTEAELLEWCRERDDLADFQRPKAVEFVDELPRSATGKVQKFKIEKRITS, from the coding sequence CGGCAGGACGACGAACGGGCGCTTTTGATCGCGCCACAGCCTCACGCTGCCGGCGGTATCGGCGGCGGAACGACTCCCGTGTTCTTCGGCGGGACGGTAATTACCCTTCCTGACTTCCACCCCGTTCGCACGCTGGAGCGGATCGAGCAGGAATCGATCACTTATCTGCTGGCCGTGCCGGCGATGTTGCAGGCGATGATGAGCGCCGATCCATCCCGGTTCGATACCGACTCACTGGAGGTGCTCGTCTCGTTTGGATCGCCACTGTCCGCAGATCTCGCTCACCGCGTCGCAGAGGCGTTTGATCCGGACTATTTCGGGAACCATATGGGTGCGACAGAGATTGCCTGGTACCTGACCCGGGACGTCACCGCCGATCTCGATGCCGCTACCTCGCCGGGGACCGCTGCAATCAACGTCGAAACCCGCGTTGTCAAACTAGACGAGAACGGGGAAGCAGGCGGTCCAGACGACCGCTGTGAGTCGGGTGAGACAGGGGAACTCATCGCAAACACGCCGTACGGCATGGATCGGTACTTCAATCGGGCGGAGGCAACCAACGAGGCATTTCGGGACGGCTGGTATTACACGGGGGACCTCGGCCATCTCGACGAGGACGGACGCTTCCGGCCCGAGGGGCGGAAGACCAACATGATCATCTCCGGCGGCATCAACGTCTCCGACGTCAACGTCGAACGTATCCTCGGGGAGCATCCCGCGGTCGTAGACGTTGCGGTAGTTGGTGTTCCCGACGAGAAGTGGGGAGAACGGGTTGTTGCATCCGTCACGAGGGAATCGGACTCGTCGCTGACTGAAGCGGAGCTATTGGAGTGGTGTCGTGAGCGGGACGACCTCGCCGACTTCCAGCGTCCCAAAGCAGTCGAGTTCGTGGACGAACTCCCGCGGTCGGCGACGGGAAAGGTTCAGAAATTCAAGATCGAGAAGAGGATCACGTCATAA
- a CDS encoding DUF4188 domain-containing protein — MTEITEERVAAELEGDFVVFRIGMRVHRLWKVHKWFPIFRGMAKMLDELESDPDSGLLAYDTNLGIRNHEFVQYWESFEKLREYALDPEARHAPAMKWTNRIIEESDAVGIWHETYLVRGDEYETIYHNMPATGLGKAGTLHPATGLRKTATGRLGETGDTDGVASEHQ, encoded by the coding sequence ATGACCGAGATCACCGAGGAGCGGGTTGCTGCCGAACTGGAGGGAGATTTCGTCGTCTTCCGCATCGGAATGCGAGTGCACAGGCTCTGGAAAGTCCACAAGTGGTTCCCCATCTTTCGCGGAATGGCGAAGATGCTCGACGAACTGGAATCCGACCCGGATAGCGGGTTGTTGGCATATGATACGAACCTTGGGATTCGTAATCACGAGTTCGTCCAGTACTGGGAATCGTTCGAGAAACTCCGTGAGTACGCGCTCGATCCGGAGGCCCGTCACGCTCCGGCAATGAAGTGGACGAACCGGATTATAGAAGAGAGCGACGCGGTCGGGATCTGGCACGAGACCTATCTAGTGCGCGGGGATGAGTACGAGACTATCTACCACAACATGCCAGCCACGGGACTGGGAAAGGCTGGAACACTCCATCCTGCGACGGGACTCCGTAAGACTGCTACCGGACGACTCGGAGAGACTGGCGATACAGACGGTGTAGCGAGCGAACACCAATGA